A region from the Mya arenaria isolate MELC-2E11 chromosome 2, ASM2691426v1 genome encodes:
- the LOC128215722 gene encoding sodium-dependent glucose transporter 1-like, with product METKEELGAKKDDAGKPMKSTVAKVIETGFLVAAWSVMGIYSEIYGPTQKDLVLKLNADYEQIAVAISGRTVGWFPGCVLGGLLVDRFGRWCHVTLAVSLEVAAAATVAVPYISSVNLLWAICFIGGIMESVINIAGQKLLLKLWLEKSAMPMILLHSGYGIGSFLIPLYTNPFLALVKTVDVPIDDKNSNVTVIPYIDQTQTYTDATQETLIIKESKIEYAYMISAGIVVLHSLSFYFFQIRERKFQEINVDKAIGKSTKAEEDRTLIEMVNPATCTGGRAWYGVQLFLLIFLHFANAGGGERIVANFIRSFSIDQLQFSNDDASFLNTTFWISFTVGRVLFSVAARWVSIRILIVIQTGGLTVVAVLMNLLGRHNTMAHWVLVQPLGLLVGPLWPSGVAWADYHLELTGLGMMIIMLGGSLGGICHLRLIGYLYESFGPQTFLYQVVGYAGLALVLAISLDVVGSQHGNRFLWNKVEREKEVNNSERL from the exons atggaAACTAAAGAAGAACTAGGAGCTAAAAAGGACGATGCTGGGAAACCTATGAAAAGTACAGTGGCAAAGGTCATTGAAACTGGATTTCTCGTGGCGGCATGGTCGGTCATG GGTATATATTCGGAAATATACGGGCCCACTCAGAAAGACCTGGTTCTGAAACTAAACGCAGACTATGAGCAGATCGCGGTTGCTATTTCCGGGCGGACGGTGGGTTGGTTTCCGGGGTGCGTCCTGGGTGGGCTGTTGGTTGATCGGTTCGGACGCTGGTGTCACGTGACGTTGGCGGTCAGCCTGGAAGTTGCCGCCGCCGCTACTGTGGCCGTGCCTTACATTTCAAGCGTCAATCTACTTTGGGCAATCTGCTTTATAGGAGGCATCATGGAGTCCGTGATAAACATAG cGGGCCAAAAGTTGCTTCTTAAACTTTGGCTGGAGAAGTCTGCAATGCCGATGATCCTGTTGCATTCTGGATACGGAATCGGATCATTCCTCATCCCGCTCTACACCAACCCGTTCCTCGCCCTTGTGAAAACTGTGGACGTGCCCATTGACGACAAGAACAGCAATGTTACTGTAATACCTTACATTGACCAGACTCAAACCTATACAGATGCCACACAAGAAACACTAATAATTAAGGAATCGAAAATTGAATATGCTTACATGATTTCAGCGGGAATTGTTGTTTTACACTCATTATCGTTTTATTTCTTCCAAATTCGAGAACGaaagtttcaagaaataaacGTTGACAAAGCTATTGGCAAAAGTACCAAAGCAGAAGAGGACAGAACGCTGATTGAGATGGTGAACCCCGCCACGTGCACGGGAGGTCGGGCTTGGTATGGGGTGCAACTGTTCCTGTTGATATTCCTACACTTTGCAAACGCTGGCGGAGGGGAGCGGATCGTGGCCAACTTCATTCGCAGCTTCTCTATAGACCAGCTGCAGTTCTCCAATGACGACGCATCCTTCTTAAATACGACGTTTTGGATAAGCTTTACGGTAGGGCGCGTGCTGTTTTCAGTCGCCGCGAGGTGGGTGTCCATTCGGATTTTGATAGTGATCCAGACTGGCGGCCTCACCGTCGTTGCAGTCCTCATGAACCTCCTCGGCAGACACAACACCATGGCCCACTGGGTGCTCGTACAGCCACTCGGGCTTTTGGTAGGGCCACTCTGGCCTTCAGGCGTGGCATGGGCCGACTACCATTTGGAGCTGACCGGACTCGGCATGATGATTATCATGCTAGGTGGATCTTTGGGTGGTATTTGCCATCTTAGGCTTATAGGCTATCTGTACGAAAGCTTTGGTCCTCAAACATTCCTGTATCAAGTTGTGGGCTACGCGGGCCTGGCACTGGTGTTAGCAATTAGTCTTGATGTGGTTGGCTCTCAACATGGTAACAGATTTTTGTGGAATAAAGTTGAGAGAGAAAAAGAGGTTAACAATTCTGAAAGATTGTGA